A region from the Brassica napus cultivar Da-Ae chromosome C8, Da-Ae, whole genome shotgun sequence genome encodes:
- the LOC106394964 gene encoding gibberellin receptor GID1B-like: MAGGNEVNLNECKRIVPLNTWVLISNFKLAYTLLRRPDGSFNRDLAEFLDRKVPANSFPVDGVFSFDHVDTSTSLLTRIYLPAPLYPSRHGSVDLSEPLSTTDIVPVLVFFHGGSFTHSSANSAIYDTFCRRLVTICGVVVVSVDYRRSPEHRYPCAYDDGWNALKWVKSRVWLQSGKDSNVYVYLAGDSSGGNIAHNVAVRATSEGVKVLGNILLHPMFGGLERTQSEKRLDGKYFVTIQDRDWYWRAYLPEGEDRDHPACNPFGPRGQSLDGVNFPKSLVVVAGLDLVQDWQLAYVDGLKRTGHHVNLLYLKQATIGFYFLPNNDHFHCLMDELTKFVHSVDEDSQSKSSPVLLTP, translated from the exons ATGGCTGGTGGAAACGAAGTCAACCTAAACGAATGCAAG AGAATAGTCCCACTAAACACATGGGTCCTCATCTCCAACTTCAAGCTCGCCTACACCCTCCTCCGCCGCCCCGACGGCTCCTTCAACCGCGACCTCGCCGAGTTTCTCGACCGCAAAGTCCCCGCCAACTCTTTCCCCGTCGACGGCGTCTTCTCCTTCGACCACGTCGACACCTCCACCAGCCTCCTCACCCGCATCTACCTCCCCGCTCCCCTCTACCCCTCCCGCCACGGCTCCGTCGACTTGTCCGAGCCTCTCAGCACCACCGACATCGTCCCCGTTCTCGTCTTCTTCCACGGCGGCAGCTTCACTCACTCCTCCGCCAACAGCGCCATCTACGACACTTTCTGCCGAAGGCTCGTCACTATCTGCGGCGTTGTTGTCGTCTCCGTTGACTACCGGAGGTCCCCGGAGCATCGCTACCCTTGCGCTTACGACGACGGGTGGAACGCTCTCAAATGGGTCAAGTCCAGAGTCTGGCTTCAGAGTGGTAAAGACTCGAATGTTTATGTTTACTTGGCTGGTGATAGCTCTGGTGGCAACATAGCTCATAACGTCGCTGTGAGAGCGACCAGTGAAGGAGTTAAAGTTCTGGGGAATATTCTTCTGCATCCTATGTTTGGTGGGCTCGAGAGGACTCAGTCTGAGAAGAGGCTTGATGGTAAATACTTTGTCACTATTCAAGATCGGGATTGGTATTGGAGAGCTTATCTACCGGAAGGTGAAGATAGAGATCATCCCGCTTGTAATCCCTTTGGTCCTCGAGGTCAAAGCCTCGACGGAGTCAACTTCCCCAAGAGTCTTGTGGTTGTGGCTGGTTTGGATCTTGTTCAGGATTGGCAGTTGGCTTATGTCGATGGGCTTAAGAGGACTGGTCACCATGTTAACCTTTTGTATTTGAAGCAAGCTACCATTGGGTTTTACTTCTTGCCTAACAATGATCACTTTCATTGTCTTATGGACGAGTTAACTAAGTTTGTGCACTCCGTAGATGAGGATAGTCAAAGCAAGTCATCTCCTGTTCTTCTGACTCCATAG